From a single Raphanus sativus cultivar WK10039 chromosome 3, ASM80110v3, whole genome shotgun sequence genomic region:
- the LOC130509240 gene encoding protein PLANT CADMIUM RESISTANCE 2-like, which produces MEVKGKPQAEGEWSTGFCDSCSDCSSCCMTCWCPCVTFGRIAEIIDKGSTSCCEAGALYMLLTWFTGCGFIYSCHYRTKMRKQYNLKGSECGDCFKNFFCERSALTQAYRELTNRGFDVALGWQGNAERQNAGVAMGAPVVQGGMMR; this is translated from the exons ATGGAAGTTAAAGGCAAACCTCAAGCTGAGGGTGAATGGTCCACTGGTTTCTGTGATTCCTGCTCGGATTGCTCCAGCT GTTGTATGACATGTTGGTGTCCTTGCGTTACCTTTGGCCGAATCGCAGAGATTATAGACAAAGGTTCCACTT CATGCTGTGAGGCTGGTGCATTGTACATGTTACTAACGTGGTTCACGGGCTGTGGATTCATCTACTCGTGCCATTACCGAACTAAAATGAGAAAACAATACAACCTTAAGGGTAGCGAATGTGGAGACTGTTTCAAAAATTTCTTCTGTGAGCGTAGTGCCTTAACTCAAGCCTATCGCGAGCTCACCAACCGTGGTTTCGATGTAGCCCTtg GATGGCAAGGAAACGCTGAACGTCAAAACGCCGGCGTTGCAATGGGTGCCCCGGTTGTGCAGGGCGGCATGATGAGATGA
- the LOC130509541 gene encoding uncharacterized protein LOC130509541 produces the protein MESRETSLVLRRLRPLAGSFRYYPYTRTFSGKEDIKAEVMRLGAQLSVHVAHSMLLLCDDIPTMSWFCYILWKGITRNRNHVLETLLRVMHFVYSKYIKPKTTTTTTNQDCDNSVQWELIRNTWKHFADGVKILNRFDFFLRRNIAYFDDRQLSSAIDKYKPQVLEKLDDKLRCVSEVDWFAKETIESNISALWKSLFDDGETISKAVESRFLRDLFMPIFGKPLPSDILALPITSSPYILGKNFETEEAKEEIVRLGVELSLYVAQSMFSLCDDIRTMLWFCYRLWRYAKVGIINEGHVMDRLLLVMHYVYTKYIKPKNGEYQIDGNNSAQWGVMWENDKNIGFEFCMLNCNVYIIKAGGPCGREATSPLEEAVKKLVETLECVRSVSEAYGFARDAMEPDILDMWKSLFDTEAKEASQTLRDMKQGIIRDLFLPLFNEAPPP, from the exons ATGGAATCAAGAGAAACCTCTCTTGTGCTGCGTCGTCTCCGTCCATTGGCCGGATCGTTCAGATATTACCCATACACTAG GACTTTCTCTGGGAAAGAGGATATAAAAGCGGAGGTTATGCGGCTAGGAGCTCAACTCTCCGTACATGTGGCTCATTCAATGCTCTTGTTGTGTGATGACATTCCTACTATGTCATGGTTCTGCTATATTTTATGGAAAGGTATAACAAGGAACCGGAATCACGTTTTGGAAACGCTGCTTCGTGTTATGCATTTTGTCTACTCAAAATATATCAAACCCAAAACGACTACGACGACGACGAATCAGGATTGTGATAACTCTGTCCAATGGGAATTAATCAGGAACACTTGGAAGCATTTCGCTGATGGAGTCAAAATCTTGAatcgatttgatttttttcttagaaGAAACATTGCTTATTTTGATGATCGTCAACTATCATCGGCTATTGATAAATACAAGCCACAAGTGCTGGAGAAGCTAGATGATAAATTGAGGTGCGTTTCAGAGGTGGATTGGTTTGCCAAGGAGACTATAGAGTCAAATATTTCTGCCTTGTGGAAGTCTCTTTTTGACGATGGTGAAACTATATCCAAAGCGGTGGAGAGTAGGTTTCTTAGAGACTTGTTTATGCCTATTTTTGGCAAACCTTTGCCTAGTGATATACTGGCACTGCCCATAACATCTTCTCCTTACATTCTAGGGAAGAATTTTGAAACGGAGGAAGCGAAAGAGGAGATTGTGCGACTAGGAGTTGAGCTCTCCTTATACGTGGCTCAATCCATGTTCTCCTTGTGTGATGACATTCGTACTATGTTATGGTTTTGTTATAGGTTATGGCGATATGCCAAAGTGGGCATCATTAATGAAGGGCATGTGATGGATAGGCTGCTTCTAGTTATGCATTATGTCTACACAAAATATATCAAACCGAAGAATGGGGAATATCAGATTGATGGAAACAATTCGGCCCAGTGGGGAGTGATGTGGGAGAATGACAAGAATATTGGTTTTGAATTTTGTATGTTGAATTGTAATGTCTACATAATCAAAGCAGGAGGACCATGTGGCCGAGAGGCTACGTCTCCCCTTGAAGAAGCGGTGAAAAAGCTAGTAGAGACGTTGGAGTGTGTGAGAAGTGTTTCAGAGGCGTATGGGTTTGCAAGGGATGCAATGGAGCCTGACATTCTGGACATGTGGAAGTCTCTCTTTGACACAGAAGCTAAAGAAGCAAGCCAGACACTGAGAGACATGAAACAGGGAATTATTCGCGACTTGTTTCTCCCTCTATTTAACGAAGCACCACCACCTTAG
- the LOC108847022 gene encoding proline transporter 3, whose translation MNATGAKSRTSNVNGGEHFDIEVPDTAHQISSDSWFQVAFVLTTGINNAYVLGFSGTVMVPLGWVGGVLGLILASAISLYANILVAKLHEFGGKRHIRYRDLAGFIYGRKAYCVTWGLQYVNLFMINCGFIILAGSALKAVYVLFKDDHTMKLPYFIAIAGLVCAFFAIGVPHLSALGIWLGVSTILSLIFIIVAIVLSVKDGVKTPHSRDYEIKGSSLSKLFTITAAAANLVFVFNTGMLPEIQATVKQPVVRNMVKALYFQFTLGLLPMYAVMFIGYWAYGSSTSTYLLNNVNGPVWVKALANISAFLQTVICLHIFASPTYEYMDTKFGIKGGTFVLKNLMFRIMARGGYLAVSTLLSALLPFLGDFMSLTGAVSTIPLTFILANHMYYKAKNDKLNTMQKLWHWLNVVFFSFMSVAATIAALRLIVVDSKNFHVFADL comes from the exons ATGAATGCCACAGGAGCTAAGAGTCGCACAAGCAACGTAAATGGTGGAGAACATTTTGATATCGAAGTCCCTGACACTGCTCATCAGATTAGCAGCG ATTCATGGTTTCAGGTGGCGTTCGTTCTGACAACCGGTATAAACAACGCGTATGTGTTGGGGTTTTCAGGAACCGTAATGGTTCCTTTAGGTTGGGTTGGTGGTGTGCTTGGTCTCATTCTTGCTTCTGCTATCTCTCTCTATGCTAATATTCTTGTAGCCAAGCTTCATGAGTTTGGTGGCAAAAGGCACATTCGCTATAGAGACCTAGCCGGATTTATTTACG GTAGAAAGGCTTATTGTGTTACTTGGGGATTGCAATATGTCAATCTTTTCATGATTAATTGTGGATTTATCATCCTAGCTGGTTCTGCTTTAAAG GCTGTTTATGTTCTTTTTAAGGATGATCATACCATGAAGCTACCTTACTTTATAGCTATTGCTGGTCTGGTATGTGCTTTTTTCGCCATTGGTGTTCCTCACTTATCGGCTCTAGGGATCTGGCTTGGAGTTTCGACCATCCTCAGTCTCATCTTCATCATTGTGGCAATCGTTCTATCTGTTAAAGATG gaGTGAAAACACCACATTCAAGAGATTACGAGATAAAAGGATCATCATTAAGCAAACTATTTACCATCACAGCTGCTGCCGCCAATCTTGTTTTTGTATTCAACACAGGGATGCTTCCAGAAATTCAG GCGACAGTGAAGCAACCTGTTGTGAGAAATATGGTGAAGGCTCTATACTTTCAGTTCACACTAGGTCTTTTACCAATGTACGCAGttatgttcattgggtattggGCTTACGGATCCTCGACCTCCACCTATCTGCTTAACAACGTAAATGGTCCAGTCTGGGTCAAAGCCCTTGCTAACATCTCAGCTTTCCTTCAGACAGTTATCTGTTTGCAC atttttgcgAGTCCAACATATGAGTATATGGACACAAAGTTTGGGATCAAAGGAGGCACATTTGTGTTGAAGAACTTGATGTTTAGGATCATGGCTCGAGGCGGGTACCTAGCGGTGAGCACGCTACTCTCGGCGCTCTTGCCGTTCCTAGGGGACTTCATGAGCCTCACTGGTGCAGTGAGCACAATACCTCTTACATTCATTCTAGCCAACCACATGTACTATAAGGCCAAGAACGATAAGCTCAATACTATGCAAAAGCTATGGCATTGGCTTAACGTAGTCTTCTTCAGTTTCATGTCTGTTGCTGCCACCATTGCAGCTCTCAGGCTCATCGTCGTTGACTCCAAGAATTTCCACGTTTTTGCAGATTTGTAA